The following are from one region of the Staphylococcus argenteus genome:
- a CDS encoding fumarylacetoacetate hydrolase family protein, with amino-acid sequence MKFLSFKYNYRTSYGVKVKREDAVWDLTLVFADFAEGDFHPKTLLAGLQQNHTLDFQEQVRKAVVAAEDSGRAEDYKISFNDIEFLPPVTPPNNVIAFGRNYKDHANELNHEVERLYVFTKAASSLTGDNATIPNHKDITDQLDYEGELGIVIGKSGEKIPKALALDYVYGYTIINDITDRKAQNEQDQAFLSKSLTGGCPMGPYIVTKDELPLPENVNIVTKVNNEIRQDGNTSEMILKIDELIEEISKYVALHPGDIIATGTPAGVGAGMQPPKFLQPGDEVKVTIDNIGTLTTYIAK; translated from the coding sequence ATGAAATTCTTATCATTCAAGTATAATTACAGAACTTCATATGGCGTTAAAGTAAAACGCGAAGATGCTGTTTGGGATTTAACACTAGTATTTGCTGACTTTGCAGAAGGAGATTTTCATCCTAAAACATTGTTAGCTGGTTTACAACAAAATCATACTTTAGATTTTCAAGAACAAGTACGAAAAGCAGTTGTAGCAGCAGAAGATAGTGGCAGAGCTGAAGATTATAAAATTTCATTTAATGACATAGAGTTTTTACCACCAGTAACACCGCCAAATAACGTGATTGCTTTTGGAAGAAATTATAAAGATCATGCAAATGAATTAAACCATGAAGTAGAACGATTATATGTATTTACAAAAGCGGCATCATCATTAACAGGTGATAATGCGACAATTCCAAATCATAAAGATATTACAGATCAATTAGATTATGAAGGCGAATTAGGCATTGTAATTGGTAAGTCTGGTGAAAAGATTCCAAAAGCGCTTGCTTTAGACTATGTATATGGTTATACAATTATCAATGATATCACTGACCGTAAGGCACAAAATGAACAGGATCAAGCATTTTTATCAAAAAGTTTGACTGGTGGTTGTCCAATGGGTCCATATATTGTGACTAAAGATGAATTACCATTACCTGAAAATGTAAATATCGTTACTAAAGTGAACAATGAAATTCGTCAAGATGGTAATACAAGTGAAATGATTCTTAAAATTGATGAATTAATTGAAGAAATTTCAAAATATGTTGCATTACATCCAGGAGATATCATTGCGACTGGTACTCCAGCTGGCGTTGGTGCTGGTATGCAACCACCTAAATTTTTACAACCAGGTGACGAAGTTAAAGTAACTATCGATAACATCGGAACTTTAACAACATATATTGCTAAATAA